TTTTTATTACCGGAACTGCCAATGTTAATCCACTGGGTAAAGGCTTTGAAGGCGAATTAAGCGTTGCGGACGATCGGTTCATTCCCGGTCTCAGTAAACTGGCGGCTGCCATGAAAACCGGTGGCACCAAGGCGATTCTGCAGATTTTCAGTGCCGGTCGCATGAGCAGCAGCAAGATTTTGCGCGGTGAACAGCCGGTCAGCGCCCGTGCCGTCGCCGCCCCGCGTCCCGGTTATGAACCCCCGCGCGCACTCACGACTGCCGAGATCGAAGCAACGATTCATGATTTTGGTCAGGCGGTGCGGCGCGCGATTCTCGCCGGATTTGATGGCGTGGAATTGCATGGTGCCAACACGTATCTGATTCAGCAATTCTTTTCCCCGCACTCTAACCGGCGAACCGATGAATGGGGCGGCAATCGGGACAAGCGGATGCGCTTCCCGTTGGCTGTTGTTCATGAAGCCGAAAAAGTGATTGCGGCAACCGCTGATCGGCCATTTTTGCTGGGCTACCGGATTTCACCTGAGGAATTGGAAGAGCCGGGCATTACGTTGGATGATACGCTCGCCCTTATTGACGCCTTGAAAACCACCAAGATTGATTATCTGCATGTTTCACAATCCGATGTCTGGCGAACTTCGCTGCGGCAACCGAATAACCCGGCAATTGTGAACGAAGTAATTCGGGATCACGTTGCCGGTGCCTTCCCGATCATCGTGGTCGGCGATGTCAAAACCCCTGCTGATACCGAAAAAGCTGCGCAGGCATTTGACCTTGTCGCTATCGGCCACGAGCTGATCCGCGAGCCACATTGGGTTCAAAAAGTGTTAACCCACGACGAAAAGGCGATCCGTTACCAGATCGCCCCCGAAGATCTTGATGAGTTAGGGATTGCCCCGACTTTCCTTGACTTCATCGAAAGTATTTCCGGCGGCGCCAAGGGTGTTCCTTTGACTACCGCACTAGCTGACGACCGTTAAGCCGTTGCAATTTAAAATTTAAGTTCATCATGCGAGTCGAGCCGTAATAGCTCGGCTTTTTTCTTGTTGTATTCGTCTTGCGTAATCGCCCCAGTGTCGAGCAGGTCCTTATACGCTTTCAGCTTAGCGATCGTTGCCTGCTCATCCGCTTGTTCCTGAGCCGTTTTGGCTGCCTGGGCTGCCGCTTCCTGCTGCTTGCGGTGGTAGTACGAGTAAAGCGCGACGCCTAAAACAACGATGGCCAAAACAATGTACCAAAATTGAATCAGAATGGCGATGACGACCAGAATGGCAAAAAGGCCTGCGCAACCCATTTTTTGATTTTTCATATTGTCCTCCATATGTGCCGCTAGTAATCGTTGCAATCGTCATGATGCGGATCAGATACCGGTCATTTTTGCGGGATCCACCCAATCGTCAAACTGGGCGCTGGTGACATAACCGGATTTAAGCGCGGCAGTTTTGAGATCGGTTCCTTCGCGTTCTGCCAGTTGCGAAATTTCAGCGCTTTTTTCATACCCAATGTGCGGCGCGAGGGCCGTTACTGTCATCAGCGAGTGCGCAACCAGTGCTTTCATCCGTGGCGCATTCACGGTTAGCGAATCTACCAGCTTGGTCGTAAAACTCGACACGGTTTGGGTGAGCAGCGTGGTTGATTCAAGGAAGGTGCTGATGATCACCGGTTTATAAACATTCAGTTCAAAGTTACCTTGGGAAGCCGCAACGGCAATGGTGGTGTCGTTGCCCAACACGCGCACAGCCGCCATGGTCAACGCCTCGGCCTGGGTTGGATTCACCTTGCCTGGCATGATCGAGCTGCCAGGTTCATTGGCCGGAATGGTCAGCTCCCCATAGCCTGCACGCGGACCACTGGCCAGAAACCGAATGTCGTTAGCAATTTTCAATAGATCAGCAGCCAAGGTTCTAATACCGCCATGAACCAGACTGATTTCGGAATGCGCCGCCAAAGCCGCGAATTTATTGGTTTGAGCGGTCAATGGCAACCCATAAACATCGCTCAACCGGCCAGCAACGATTTGCCCGAAGTTTGGCGCTGCATTTAGTCCGGTCCCCACTGCGGTGCCGCCAATGGCTAACCGAAAAAGTGCCGGCTGGAGTTGCTTGATTGCCGCCTGATCATGAGCAAGCATGGCCGCCCACCCACTGACTTCCTGACCAAACGTCATTGGCGTTGCGTCTTGCAGGTGGGTGCGACCGATTTTAACTGTCTTGGCATATTCGGTTGCCTTAGTTTGTAAAGCCGTGTGCAATTCTGCCACCGCCACCAGTAATTCATTGACAGCTACTGCGGCCGTGATGTTCATGGCCGTTGGAAAGGTGTCATTCGAACTTTGGCTGCGATTCACATCGTCGTTAGGCAAAATCGGCAAATCAGGATTGAGTTTCGCCGCCTGGTGACTGACGACCTCATTCACATTCATATTCGTCTGCGTGCCGGAACCGGTTTGGTAAACGTGCAACGGAAAGTCCTGGCGTAACTGGCTATCCGGCAAGGCCAGTAGCGTATCCACCGCGCGGGTAATGAGTTGACCCTTAGGCGCAGGCAAAACGTCGGCTGCCACATTGGCGCGCGCTGCCGCTTTTTTGATTTGCAGCAACGCTTTGATTACCGCCAGCGGCATCAGCGGCCCTGCCTGAAAATTGTGCCGGCTGCGCTCGGTTTGCGGCCCCCACAATGCAGTCTCCGGAATTTCAACTGGTCCTAATGTATCTGATTCGGTACGTGTCTTTGTCATCCTTGCCCCCGTCTGCGGCGTTACCATGCCTGTCGCCAGATTGATAGTCTTATTTTACACGATCCACCAGCCAAGCGAACCCTAGGAAGCAAAAAAGTACGCCGCAGAAGATGATTTTTCCAAACTTCAGGCGTACTTTTCTAAATAATTTCAGTGTAATAGTGCCGCAACGAGCTGGGCGGCATCTTTTTTCAATTCAACGGAAGACGAGGATAAAACCGATAAGTAATAGTGAAGCGGATCAGCTTGCGGCGTTGGCATTCCGGCGTGCAACCAGCGGCTGACCAAGGCTGGGTCGGTTGACCAGGTTTGGATGCTGACCAAGCGGCGATCAGGATGATCCGGCATCGAACCCGCAATTTTGAGCGCTAATTCGGCTTTCAACAGGCGGTCATAAGCTAATTGCGAAACGGCGTAAATGAGCGGCTGGTCACTGCCGAATGTTGCGGCTTGCAACATGACCACACCTTCTGTATGAAGCGGAAAATTCTTGCGATCAACGCCGCTAAGCTTCAATAATTCGGCAAACGTGCCAGCATCATAGGTTCGGCTGGCCCGCACCGGCGACGCCATGATGCTGTTAAATTGCTTAAAAATCTGCCAAGGCGTTTGCGCTAAGTGGTAGTGCTTGTGAGTTTGTTGTTGATCCGAAAGCAATGCCCCACAAGCCTGAAGTTCCCACCGTGCTCTTTTTAAGGTCGTACGATTTTTGATCGCTGTCAGTGGCGCAAAGGTGGCAAAGAAATCCTTGCCACCGCGAAAAATCGTGCGCTGTTCGTGACTACTTTCCACGTCGAGATGATCAGCATACATCAACCCAATCAGCAAATCCGTTGCGTGTTGCGACAACATGGCTGTCCCTTTGTCTGTTTCAACATCATTCCCTAATTCTTTCGACGATTCCATTCCATCCCCACTTTCATCCTGCATCATTCAAAAAGCCGCCCTGATCACGTTGAGCTGATCAAGGCGGCTTTTTGAATATACAACAATGCTTAACAACTATCTCAACGATCTTTTGATGTCACCGTGTCCACTCACCCGATTAGAATTCGGAGTGTGCGGAGCTTGGACGAGATGGCCGGGCTTTAACCATGACTACCAAGTTCCGTTATCGGGTCAGTCAAGTACGTTCATGCGAAGGGACTTGGGTTCGCGTATGTTCCAATCCGAGAATAGCAAATAGCCACGGATCGTAACCTACTGACTCTTCAATTCCATCGCAACTCATCACCAAAGATGCAACGAGATTATTGTACGTCATTACTTGCTTTCGCCTCTTTTGCATCGGCTACAGCTTCCAGATGCGCTTCGTAGCGCTTGTTACCTTTATAGAGATCCCAGACAGTCCAGGCTAGCAACGCAAGCACCGCAACAATTAACGCATACGCGATGTCGTTCGCAATGGCAGTTTGTGCAGCCGTTGGATGGTCCCCGAAGAACCCGGCGATTGAATCTGGTAGGCCTTTAAGGTTCAGATAGGTCAAGCCGAGAACGGAGATCCAGCCAAGCACTTTGACCCAGCCGGTGTTCTTAAACCGATCTCCCATTTCGACCTTACTATTGGTAAACATTAACAGTGGCAACATTGAGAACGGTAGCGCGAAGGCCAAGAAGACCTGCGAGTTATTCATCAATGTGTTCAGCGCCTCATGTTGCTGAATCGGTGTTTCTCTGGCAGTCAACATAACGCAGACAATAACCGGAATGACGGAGATAATCCGGGTAACCAGACGGCGTGCCCACAACGGCATCTTCATGTGAATGAAGCCTTCCATGATAACCTGCCCAGTTAACGTACCGGTAATGGTTGAATTTTGACCTGATGCCAACAGTGCAACCGCAAACAGGATGGACAAAATACCGGACTTGGCAACGGCAATCAGAACCCCATTGCTAAGGGTTGAGGAATCTGACAATGCTTCAAACAAACCGAAGAAGGAAGGGTCTTTAACCGCGCCACTCTTGAAGACCGCAACCCCCATGACCAGCAGCAAGCAGTTAACAACGAACGCAAATGATAACTGGATATTGGAATCCCATGCGGAGAACTTAACCGCTTGGGCCACATCATCTGGGTCGTGGTGATCGATTTTCCGTGTCTGGGAAATCGCGCTATGCAGATACAGGTTATGCGGCATAACCGTCGCACCAATAATGCCCAACGCCCCTTGAATTGGACTCATGCCATTCACTGAAGGTGAGTTGGCGAAAGTTTTGCTTGTCGGAATGAAACCTTTTAGCAGTGCCCCCATGTTCGGATCCGATAAGGCAACTTGATAGATGAACACGAACAGGATGACAAGAATAAGTGCAACAACAATGGCTTCGATTTTGCGGAACCCGATCTTGGTCAGTAACAGTAATACCAAGACATCAAGCACCGTGATCAGTACCGAAATGACTAGCGGAATGTGGAACAAAAGATAAAGCGCGATGGCGGCACCGATAACTTCAGCAATATCAGTCGCCATGATCGCTAACTCTGTCAGAATCCATAAGACAATCCCTAATGTCTTCGATGTTCTTGCCCGAATCGCCTGGGCAAGATCCATTTGACTCACAATGCCAAGTTTAGCTGCCATGTATTGCAGCAACATCGCAATCAAACTTGACATTAGGATAACGGAAATCAATAGGTACTGGAAGTTTTGTCCCCCGGTAATGGAAGTGGACCAATTACCTGGATCCATGTAACCAACGGCAACCAGCGCCCCTGGCCCGGAATAAGCAAATAGCGTGCGCCAAAAGCCTTTCCCGTGCGGTACCTCGACAGTACCGTTAATTTCTTCCAATGATGGCCCATTCGCGTATTGGATGAGCTTCATGGAATGTTTCTTCTTGTTATCATCACTCACAATATGTCTCCCCCTGTTGAAGTCGCTTGCTGGTGCAGGAGATTGCGCCGGTAAGTGCTTTTTGTAGACGCGTTTACTGGTGTAGAAACCTCCGTGTAAGAGCCTTGGTCGCGATGGCCTAAGCCCCGGGTCATTGCGGTTGAGGACACTTACACTCCAGCTTCTAACCGCGCCAGTTCACGCTCTCTTCTTTAAAACGCGTTCACTGGGCCAGAAACCTCCGCATAAGGACCTCGACCGTAATGGCCAAAGCCCAGCCATTACGGTCGAGGCCACTTATGCTCCGGTTTCTAACCGGCCCAGTTCACGCTCTGAAAAAAGTTAAGTCCCTGGGGAACAAGGCCTTTTAGGTCTCCCTAACTTAATCCTCTAATAGAATATGCCTTGAAGCTGATATCGTCAACCGTTTCATGAAAATAATTTGTATTTTCAGTGAACAAATTGTGATTAGTTAATTTAATAATGCTGGTGCAAGAATGCCGGCTCATGGGCATTTCGCAGTTTTTTTTGTCCAGCTTGCTTTCAGAAAACTTTTTTCAGTTTCATCATGACCTTTTTTTAAAACTTGGAAAATGTGAAAATTTTCCTGCGTATTAAATCAGTTATACAAATTTATTGCATCAGGTTTAGGCATCCCATATGATAAGGATAGTAACAGAAAATTTATATCACGAAATGAGGAATTACGTATGGAAGAAGTTCCTGACGCGCAACCGCCCGCCACGGCGCACAGTATCAAGGATCTGCAGCAGCAGTTGCAGGTCCCATCCCTTGACCACGGTCTCTCCAAAGCTGAGGCCGCTGAACGTTTAAAAGTTAATGGCCCGAACGCCATTGAATCGCATCCGACGCCAAAATGGCTGATTTTTCTGCGACAGTTTAACAACCTGATCATTTATATTCTGATGATTGCCGCAATTTTGACCACGATTATTGGTGATGTCACCGATACTTCAGTCATTGTTTTGGTGATTATCGTCAACGCGATCATCGGCTACTATCAGGAAAGCAACGCCAGCGACTCGCTTGAGAAAATCAAAAAAATGCTGGCGCCTGAAGCCACTGTCTATCGGGACGGTGAGCGTCTCGACATCCCCAGTGCGGATTTAGTGGTTGGCGATGTTGTGTTCTTAGAAGCCGGCGACAATGTACCTGCCGACTTGCGCCTCGTTGATATCGACAACCTCACCATTCAAGAAGCCGTCTTGACCGGTGAGGCTAATTCTGTCATTAAGACCACTGCCACGCTGCCGGCTGATACGCCGCTTGCCGATCAAAGCAATATGGCTTTTGCTTCGACAGCCGTTGCAGGTGGTAGCGGCATCGGGATCGTGGTCGCCACTGGCCACGACACGGAATTCGGTAAAATTTCCCAAGCCGTCTCCGATGTTCGAAAGGGCCGCTCCCCGATGATGCGTGAAATTGATGGCATCGGGAAAGGCATTTCATATGCGATCATCGCCGCGGCGGTTCTGCTCTTCATTTTTGGCCTGATCATCGGCAAGTACAGTCTGCCTGTATTGGCACTCGCCATTGTCACGATGGTCGTCGGCTCGATGCCAGAAGGCTTGCCGGCCACCACCTCCGTCATCTTGGCTATGGGCGTTTCCAACATGGCCAAAAAGCAGCACGTCATCGTCAAAACCTTACCAGCCGCCGAGACTTTGGGTTCCGTTGATGTCATCTGTACCGATAAGACCGGCACGCTGACCAAAAACGAAATGACCATTACCACCATTGTCACGCCAAAGGCCACCTATGAGGTCAGCGGTTCGGGTTACACGCCGAAAGGAACCTTTACCCTTGCAGGCAAACCGATTGAGCCAACCGCCCATCCAGATTTAATTGCTTTGCTGACGGCCGGTTTTGAAGCGAACGACACCGAGCTGCATCAAGAAGACGGCCGGTATGTGATCAACGGCGAGCCCACTGATGGCGCTTTTCTCACTGCCTATTACAAAGTCTTTAAAAAGGATCCGGACAACACCGAACGCGATTTAATGCCGTTTGATTCCAACAATCGCTATATGGCCAAGTTGGCAAAGTGTGCTGACGGGAAAACCCGCTTATTCGTCAAAGGATCGCCGGAGAGGCTACTGCCCTTAGTGGTAACTGCTCATCCGGATTTCGACACCGACTATTATTTAAAGTTAACCAGTCAATTCAGTGTTCAAGGCCAGCGCGTGATTGCCGTAGCCGAAAGCATCGTCGAGCCTGACACCACCGAGATCACTCCGGCTCTTTTAGAACAAGGGCTTGATTTTCTGGGGCTCACCGCGATCATTGATCCGCCGCGTGAATCGGTCACCTCCGCGATCAAACAAATGCGGCGCGCGGGCGTTAAAGTCAAAATGATTACCGGTGATCATCCAGAAACTGCGCTGGCAATTGCACAGAAACTGGACATGGCCGATTCTCCGAAAGCCATCACCGGCGCCCAGTTAGCCGCACTATCAGATGACCAACGGCAACGGGCCATTCTGGACACCGATGTTTTTGCGCGAACCACGCCAAAAGATAAACTAACGATTGTGACCGCCTTACAGGATGCCGGCAACGTCACTGCCATGGTTGGCGACGGCGTCAATGATGCACCGGCTCTTAAAAAGTCCGATGTCGGCGTTGCTATGGGCCAATCCGGAACCGATGTCGCCAAAGATGCGGCCGACATGGTTCTGACCGACGATCGCTTTGCCCGCATGGAAACGGCGATTGCCCAAGGCCGCCGTATTTACCAAAATATCAAGAAAAGTATTCTGTTCCTGCTGCCGACATCGTTTGCGGAAGGCTTGGTGATCGTGTTCACCATTCTGACGCAACAAGCCATGCCTTTGCGTGCCAGCCAACTATTGTGGATTAACATGGTCAGCGCGATTACCATCCAATTTGTCTTCATCTTCGAACCCGCCGAAGCCGGCACGATGGATCGTCCGCCGCGAAAGAAGAATGCTTCGATGATGCACAAGCACGATGTTTTCCAGATTGCGTATGTCGCCATGATGATCGCCGGTATCGGACTGTGGGCGTTTGATTGGTTGACTGCCAACCATTTGACCGACCGCGTAACTGCCAGCACCATGATGGTCAACATGATTGTCTTGGGTAAAATCTTTTACCTCTTCAACATCCGCACAAACACCTTGGCGCTTTCCAAGAACTTCTTCAGTAACCCTATGGCGTTTGTCATCATCGCGGTCATGTTGGCTCTCCAATGCTTCTTGACTTACGTACCGTTTATGCAGGATATTTTCCAGACCGCACCTATGTCTTGGCGCGAATGGGGGTTGGCAGTTGCGGCCGGGTCTATCATCCTGATCGTCACGGAAATTGACAAAATCATTCGCATCCGTTGGGACCGGCTACATGGCCACGGTGCCTTTCCTTCTGTTTCCAAAACCAATGAATAATGTTCGGTTGACCTAAACTTTTTCTTTTCTTTTTGCGATAACAATGGTAATAATATAAGTAAGGCTTCCCTAACAAACCTTATGCGTATTCAGAAAACCCGACAAGTTGGTTCCTTATCCCCCGACTTAGCGGGTTTTTTGAGCGCTTTTTTCTTTTCAGTACCAGTGACGAGGTTGAGCACATCCGCATCGTGTCACCAAAAAATATTTCAGGCAATCCTAAATTCGGTCTTTTAAATAAAAATACAGCTGGTATACTGTAGGTGAAAAGAAGAGGAGCTGATCGTTTTGAAATTGTACCAAGGTCTCACGCAAGTCCAAATTAACGAAGAATTTGCTGGTGAAGCAAGTGGCTATAAGATTACCACGACCCTTGATAAACCGCTGAACTACGAGCCAACGATTTTGTATCAGTATTTGGATACCGTTTTAAGGCCAGGCAGCCGGCATGACCAAAATAATTTGCGTTATGTGACTGACCCAGCGTTCATCGGGGAAAATTTCGATTATCAAAGCGTTCCTTTCACCTCGCATATGACTGATTTCGATGAAAAAATGGCATTTGCACGCAAACTGGTTGCCGACCTCAACCGTCATTTGTCAGTCAACATTAAACCGGCCGACGCGGAAATCGAGTTGGTTTTTGTTGACTGAAGCAACCGCGTTACCTCCTTTCCTAGTCGCATCACGGCTTCTCTCCTGATCACTGCGGCTAAGTCATTAAGTCAAGCAGCTTAGTTGCAACAAAACACCGCCTAACTTTTTTCGTAAATTGCAAGAACAAGTTAGCCAGTCGTTGAAGGACAATCCCAGAACAGGCCGTTATCAAATAGAAGTTGTGGCGCTAGAGAGACTACTGGGCCATGCGGCGAACGCGCCGAGCTTCGGCCTCAAAGTTTTGCTGGGGTGTGCAGTAGCCCTGTTGTTTGCGAGGCAACTGATTCAAGCGGTCTTGCGTGGCCTGCACTTGACTAGGGCTAATGTCATCTAGGGACATGCCCTTAGGGAAGTCCTGGCGGATCATCCGGTTATGTGCCTCGTTGGTGCCACGGTCGCAGGACGTGTAAGGATGGGCGTAGAAGATCTCAGTTTCCGTCCCAGCAAAAGCAGTATTTAAGGCGGTGAACTCGGGTCCGTTGTCGGCTGTGATGGTCTTGATGCAAGCTCCCCATTCGCGCTTGATTCCACGCAATGCATAGCTCACAGAGTCTGCATCTCGTCCTTCGATCAAGCGGAGAAGTTGGCAACGGGTCTTGCGCTCAATCAGAGTCAAGATGACGCTCTCCTTGCCATTGCGTTTACCGACAATGGTATCCATCTCCCAGTGACCGAACTGCCTGCGTCGTTCAACGACCTTAGGCCGTTCCTCGATACTGCGGCCAGCCAGGCGCTTAGCCTTGGTGTGGTGCTGGTGAGAGGTCTTCCGCTTAGTCTTCTCCAACAGGTCGATATTTCGAATCTCTAGGCGTTGGTCGTCAATGTACTGGTACAAAGTCGAGGCACAAACAAGCTCTTCAGGAGTAAACAGCTTGTGTCGCTTGGCATAGCCGATTGAAGCATCCGGCGACCATTTGTCCTGCTTAGCTCGCTGTACGTACCAGGCTAAGAAGACCTGTACGCTGGCGAACTTGTCAGGACGATGGCAGCTCAAGCGTGCAGTCTCGTAACGTGCCTGAGCAGCCTCTGGCAGGTATTGTCGATGGTAGACGCGCTTGCCATTACTCTTCTTGACCTGATCTACTGTACCTCGCTTGATTTCATTATTAATGGTCTGCGGGCAGACGCCAATTTCAGCAGCAATCCAACGATTGGACTTCCCAGCTTGGCGGAATCCGGCCACTTTTCCGCGCTCGAGTGATGTTAAGTGCTGACCTTTTTGGCGGTGTGTGCTATCCTGTTTCTGCATCAAGACAATATCCTCTTCCATTGTTTGTGTAGGAACTTCAATGATACAGGATATCTGTTCTTGATGTTTTTTATTGTCCAAAAAATTTTGAGACAGTGGCTAACTTGATTCTAAAATGCGCGGCCTAACTTTTTCGGGTTAGGCGGCGTTTTGTTCATACAGGTATGAAAATGTTTTTAAATCTAGGTTCTACAATACGTAAAGACGGCCTTCTTGCGCAGGGATGTTACCCTCGTGAAAGGAAGCCGTCTTTGTCGTCTTATTGCGCTTTTGCGACCGTTTTCGGCAACGTCAACGCCAGTAACAAGCCGATGAGTCCCACACCGGCAAAGACAGCAAAGGTGACAACGAACCCGCCAGCATTGCTGTGCAGCGCGGTTTGCATGTTAGACAGAAGAACCGTTGCAAACATGACGCCCGCCGAACCGAACAGTTGCCGGGCGGTCGTGGTGACGGCGGTGCCATCCGCCACCAAGTCATTCGGCAAGGCGTTTGCACCAGCTGTCACTGATGGCATCATCACAAACGCATTACCGGCTTCCGTCGCCATCGCCAGCACGATAGCGCCGATTAACGGTAGGTGGTGGGCAAAAATAGCCAGCAAGCCAAAGCCGCCGGTAATCAGAACCATCCCGATCATCGCAACCAGGCGCGGCCCAAAGCGATCAAGTAGCCGACCGCTAACCGGGTTAAGCAGACTCAGTAAAACCGCTGCCGGAACCAAGGACAGTCCCGAAACCAGTGGCGACAAACCTAACAGCGTCTGAAAATACAGCGGCATTAGAATCGTCGTGACAATTAACCCGATATAGGAAATGCCGGTTAAGAACACCGCTTTGGTAAACATTCCGGTCGCAAACACGCGCATTTGCAGCATCGGTGGCTGCCGGTTTAACTGTCGGACCACGAAAATGCCTGCCGCTAAAACGCCTAGAATCAACAGGCCAACAACTCCGGCATGTAAGCCTTGTTTTGACCAAGCGCTCAAAGCGTACAACAGGATTGGAAAACTAGCAGACAAAATAAACGAAACCCAGTCCAATCGGGTTGGCGCCATCGGCATCACCGAAGCAATCGTCACCGTCGAAACTGCCAGTACCAACAGTGACACGATCAGGAAGAACAAAAACAGTGCCTGCCACGGGAACCACGTCAACAAGACGCCGGAAATAATCGGACCGACTGCCAACGCTGAGCCCATTACCAAGCCGGCGGTGCCCATCACTTTGCCACGCTCCGAATGCGGCGTAATCGTTAGCAAGACGGTCTGGAAACTGGGGAAAATTATCCCGACAGCAACTGCCTCAAGCAACCGCCCGATCATCAAAACGGTAAAATTCGGCGCCCAGATACATAGCCCGGTCCCGATCGCAAAAATCAGTTCAATCGCCTGAAATAACCGTTGAAACGGAACGTTATGCAAAAGCCACGGGCTAACCGGAATCATTAACGTCATCACCAGCATAAAACCGGTTGTCAGCCACGCGACCGTATCCGCGCCTAGGCCAAATGCCTTCATAAACGCCGGATACGCGGTACTCAAAGAAGACTGCGAAATTGACATCGAGAACGTTCCTGTCAGCAAAGTTGCCACAAACGCACCGCGATGTCTTATCGTTGAAACACTCATAACATCATCGATTTCTATTTAGTATGGTTGGAGCCTCACATTTTCATGCCCATTTTTTCATAGGACTGCATACCGCCCATCCATAATTCAGATGGCTTGACGCCGCGCTCTTTTGCCAACGCCTTCATCAACGTATCCATGTCCATCAACTTATATTCCTGTTTTGGCTTATTCGGATCAAACGTTTCGATTTGCGCCATCATGCCGCCATCTTCATGCTCGAGGATGTGGCAGTGATACATGTAAACGCCGGGCAAATCAAACCGAACCAGTAGCCGAACCGTTTCACCTGGGTTAACGCCAATGGTATCTTTGTAGCCATGCTCATTCGGATAAGGTGCGTGACCGTTACGTGACAGAACCAAAAATTGTGTGCCATGCACATGGAACGGGTGAACCATACCCGGTGCCTCATTGCTGTTAGTGACATCCCAATACTGGGCCTTGCCAATCGGTTGAGTAGCGTCAATTCGCTGCATTTCAAATTTCTTGCCGTCAATGGCGACACTTTCATCCATGCCCTGCATGACCACATGCCGAATTGGCAAAGCAGGATCCACTGCCAGCGCATTCACGGTGAATAACTTATCCGGCAACTGGGTGTGATCCGGCTCAAATGCATGAATCCGGAACTTTAAGATTGGCACGTCATCCGTGAACAGAGTCACCTCGTCGCCTTCATGATACTGACCAAAATCAACGATGACTTCATCCCGTTCAGCACAGGTCATCATCAAATGGGTCAATGAAACTGGCTCAGGCAATAATGAACCATCCCCGCCAATCTGGGTAAATGGCAGATCATCGGAAAAATGCAGACGCCATTCACGACGATTGGCACCGTTCAAAAAGCGTAACCGAACTTTTTGCGTCGTGACGTCAAAATAAGGATTAACTGTCCCGTTGATCATAACAGTCGGGCCGGCAATCCCATCAGGATCATAATCAGCGCGGTAATCCCACTGATTGTTCTCATGAAAGCGCCGATCCTGCAAAATGACCGGAATGTCATCCACGCCATAATTCCGTGGCAATGGCAGACGCTCCTCATGGTCATCTTTGACAATGACCATCGCCGCTAGTCCATGCCATACCTGCTCCGCCGTTTCCGGGCACGGATGGGCGTGCAGCCACAGCGTCGTAGCCGGTTGATCCAGCGTGAAATCAATTTGCTTACTTTCACCAGGATAAACC
Above is a window of Lacticaseibacillus casei DSM 20011 = JCM 1134 = ATCC 393 DNA encoding:
- a CDS encoding HAD-IC family P-type ATPase — encoded protein: MEEVPDAQPPATAHSIKDLQQQLQVPSLDHGLSKAEAAERLKVNGPNAIESHPTPKWLIFLRQFNNLIIYILMIAAILTTIIGDVTDTSVIVLVIIVNAIIGYYQESNASDSLEKIKKMLAPEATVYRDGERLDIPSADLVVGDVVFLEAGDNVPADLRLVDIDNLTIQEAVLTGEANSVIKTTATLPADTPLADQSNMAFASTAVAGGSGIGIVVATGHDTEFGKISQAVSDVRKGRSPMMREIDGIGKGISYAIIAAAVLLFIFGLIIGKYSLPVLALAIVTMVVGSMPEGLPATTSVILAMGVSNMAKKQHVIVKTLPAAETLGSVDVICTDKTGTLTKNEMTITTIVTPKATYEVSGSGYTPKGTFTLAGKPIEPTAHPDLIALLTAGFEANDTELHQEDGRYVINGEPTDGAFLTAYYKVFKKDPDNTERDLMPFDSNNRYMAKLAKCADGKTRLFVKGSPERLLPLVVTAHPDFDTDYYLKLTSQFSVQGQRVIAVAESIVEPDTTEITPALLEQGLDFLGLTAIIDPPRESVTSAIKQMRRAGVKVKMITGDHPETALAIAQKLDMADSPKAITGAQLAALSDDQRQRAILDTDVFARTTPKDKLTIVTALQDAGNVTAMVGDGVNDAPALKKSDVGVAMGQSGTDVAKDAADMVLTDDRFARMETAIAQGRRIYQNIKKSILFLLPTSFAEGLVIVFTILTQQAMPLRASQLLWINMVSAITIQFVFIFEPAEAGTMDRPPRKKNASMMHKHDVFQIAYVAMMIAGIGLWAFDWLTANHLTDRVTASTMMVNMIVLGKIFYLFNIRTNTLALSKNFFSNPMAFVIIAVMLALQCFLTYVPFMQDIFQTAPMSWREWGLAVAAGSIILIVTEIDKIIRIRWDRLHGHGAFPSVSKTNE
- a CDS encoding IS30 family transposase, encoding MQKQDSTHRQKGQHLTSLERGKVAGFRQAGKSNRWIAAEIGVCPQTINNEIKRGTVDQVKKSNGKRVYHRQYLPEAAQARYETARLSCHRPDKFASVQVFLAWYVQRAKQDKWSPDASIGYAKRHKLFTPEELVCASTLYQYIDDQRLEIRNIDLLEKTKRKTSHQHHTKAKRLAGRSIEERPKVVERRRQFGHWEMDTIVGKRNGKESVILTLIERKTRCQLLRLIEGRDADSVSYALRGIKREWGACIKTITADNGPEFTALNTAFAGTETEIFYAHPYTSCDRGTNEAHNRMIRQDFPKGMSLDDISPSQVQATQDRLNQLPRKQQGYCTPQQNFEAEARRVRRMAQ
- a CDS encoding MFS transporter, with protein sequence MSVSTIRHRGAFVATLLTGTFSMSISQSSLSTAYPAFMKAFGLGADTVAWLTTGFMLVMTLMIPVSPWLLHNVPFQRLFQAIELIFAIGTGLCIWAPNFTVLMIGRLLEAVAVGIIFPSFQTVLLTITPHSERGKVMGTAGLVMGSALAVGPIISGVLLTWFPWQALFLFFLIVSLLVLAVSTVTIASVMPMAPTRLDWVSFILSASFPILLYALSAWSKQGLHAGVVGLLILGVLAAGIFVVRQLNRQPPMLQMRVFATGMFTKAVFLTGISYIGLIVTTILMPLYFQTLLGLSPLVSGLSLVPAAVLLSLLNPVSGRLLDRFGPRLVAMIGMVLITGGFGLLAIFAHHLPLIGAIVLAMATEAGNAFVMMPSVTAGANALPNDLVADGTAVTTTARQLFGSAGVMFATVLLSNMQTALHSNAGGFVVTFAVFAGVGLIGLLLALTLPKTVAKAQ
- a CDS encoding multicopper oxidase family protein; this translates as MKTYTDYFFDEPAFDLHDGGYVPLEVSDAPAKPLNVPPLLKPDKETATDVYYTVTAEAGETQLLPGPKTKTWGYNASLLGQTIVYRRGQHVHVTLKNALPEVTTFHWHGADVSGPYVDGGCHAPVYPGESKQIDFTLDQPATTLWLHAHPCPETAEQVWHGLAAMVIVKDDHEERLPLPRNYGVDDIPVILQDRRFHENNQWDYRADYDPDGIAGPTVMINGTVNPYFDVTTQKVRLRFLNGANRREWRLHFSDDLPFTQIGGDGSLLPEPVSLTHLMMTCAERDEVIVDFGQYHEGDEVTLFTDDVPILKFRIHAFEPDHTQLPDKLFTVNALAVDPALPIRHVVMQGMDESVAIDGKKFEMQRIDATQPIGKAQYWDVTNSNEAPGMVHPFHVHGTQFLVLSRNGHAPYPNEHGYKDTIGVNPGETVRLLVRFDLPGVYMYHCHILEHEDGGMMAQIETFDPNKPKQEYKLMDMDTLMKALAKERGVKPSELWMGGMQSYEKMGMKM